CAATTGTAAAAAAAACAAGAAAGATTGAACCCAACATTAAAATTCTGTAAAGGTCTTTTTTCAAAATGTTTCCTAGAAGTTTGTGAAAGATATTTTTTTTGAAATTTATGGTGCACTGAGCGGGACTTGAACCCGCACACCTACTGGCACTACCCCCTCAAGATAGCGTGTCTACCAATTCCACCACCAGTGCAGTTATAGAGGTTGTGGGGACGAACCCCACAATTTTTTAAAGCTCGATATTAACCTAAGAAAGGGTTAGCGTAAAGAGCAATTAGAGAGATAACAAGTGTATAGATAACTTGTGCCTCGATCATCGCAAGAGCAATGAACATTGTTGTCATAAGCTTTCCACCAAGACCTGGGTTTCTAGCAGTACCTGCAATTGTAGCAGCAGCAGTTGAACCCATACCAACAGCTCCACCAAGAGCAGCTAGACCAAGACCAACACCAGCAGCAAGAACAGAGTAACCAGCGATTGTAGAATCTACATCACCAGCAAATGCTACACCCATGAAAGCAACCATAAATAATAAAACTTTTTTCATTGTTACCCTCCTTATAATTTTTAATTTTTTCCGCTTGAGTCCGTTCGGATAGCGTATCCCTACTTATCACTCGTTTGGAGTTGAAATAGTATTTAAAAATCGCTTAGAAATGACTTAAATTCTTTTTCCATTATCAACAGCTTTTTCAAGTTTTTTATATAAATCTAATATTTCGCCCTTTTTTTGAAGGAAAGAACTCTTGTTTGCAATAAGGTGAGTTGTAGATTCCATAATGGTATCAACGACTCGCAAATTATTTTCTCTCATTGTATTGCCAGTCTCAACAATATCAACAATCATGTCTGCCATTCCGACAAGCGGAGCAAGTTCGATTGAACCGTAAAGTTTAATAATTTCTGGAGAAATAGCTTTTTGAGCAAAGAACTTTTCAGTAATATTTGTCATTTTAGAGGCGACTCGAATATCAGGTTTGTTGTAGTCTAGCTCTTTTCCATTTTCCATTCCAATTGCAACTTTGCAATATCCACCTTTTAAGTCAAGAAGCCGAACAACATCAAGCTCTTTTTCCTCAATAACATCTAAACCGACAACCCCGACATCGGCAGATTGGTGATAAACATATGTTGGAACATCTTGATTTCGGACAAGAAGAAAACGAAAATTTTCAGTTTCTAGGATGAGTTTTCGACCTTCAAATTGAAAATCAAAATCAAAAATCTCTTTAAAAAGTGAAAGAGTGTCTTTGGCAATTCTGCCTTTGGGAAGTGCGACAGTTATCATAAAAAAATGTGAATTAGGAATATATAATTCACTTCTCCTCTCATGGAATTTAATGTCAAAATCTTATCAAAAAGAGAATCCCGCAGATTTGCGGAAAGAGAATTATATATTTTTAAGAAGCTCGTCTCGAATATTTTGGTAGAAAGATTTTTGCACCTCATCGCCAAGAGCAACAGGTGGTCGTCCAGAATCACAAAGTTCTCGCAACTCTTTTTGTAACGGGATTTCACCGAGGAATGGAACATTATAAGCTTCAGAAATCTCTCGACCTCCACCCTCTCCAAAGATGTAGTTTTTTTCACCATCTTTTTCAAGAAAATAGCTCATATTTTCAACAATTCCACCAACTTTTACACCAATGTCTTTAAACATCATAATTGCTCGACTAACATCGTCAAGTGCCACAGTTTGCGGAGTCGTAACAACCACACTTGCAGTAATTGGTAACTCTTGTGCCATTGTCAATTGAATATCACCAGTTCCTGGAGGCATGTCAATTACCAAGAAATCTAAATCACCCCAATTCACATCTTCAAGAAATTGGATTACAGCAGAAACAGCAACAGAGCCTCGCCAAACAAGTGGAGTATCGCTACTTGGAGTTGTGTATCCCACACTCATAATTTTCAGTCCAAAATTCTGATGAGGTGCGATTTTGTCATCTTCCCAAGCTAGTTTTTCACTCTCTGT
This is a stretch of genomic DNA from Thiovulum sp. ES. It encodes these proteins:
- a CDS encoding ATP phosphoribosyltransferase (PFAM: ATP phosphoribosyltransferase~TIGRFAM: ATP phosphoribosyltransferase) yields the protein MITVALPKGRIAKDTLSLFKEIFDFDFQFEGRKLILETENFRFLLVRNQDVPTYVYHQSADVGVVGLDVIEEKELDVVRLLDLKGGYCKVAIGMENGKELDYNKPDIRVASKMTNITEKFFAQKAISPEIIKLYGSIELAPLVGMADMIVDIVETGNTMRENNLRVVDTIMESTTHLIANKSSFLQKKGEILDLYKKLEKAVDNGKRI
- a CDS encoding ATP synthase, F0 subunit c (PFAM: ATP synthase subunit C~TIGRFAM: ATP synthase, F0 subunit c); translation: MKKVLLFMVAFMGVAFAGDVDSTIAGYSVLAAGVGLGLAALGGAVGMGSTAAATIAGTARNPGLGGKLMTTMFIALAMIEAQVIYTLVISLIALYANPFLG
- a CDS encoding ATPase involved in chromosome partitioning (PFAM: ParA/MinD ATPase like; Anion-transporting ATPase), whose amino-acid sequence is MNTEQIREFIEHLQYPKLEKTLGELKIVDSVKIEDETLKIHLSMASKDAFKTIRDQIEEKFHSDFQNLQITKMETEAEREAKKESINYGTTQKPNNRATYAKKVIAVTSGKGGVGKTTVSVNLAIALAQKGYSVGLLDSDVYGPNVPRMTGTESEKLAWEDDKIAPHQNFGLKIMSVGYTTPSSDTPLVWRGSVAVSAVIQFLEDVNWGDLDFLVIDMPPGTGDIQLTMAQELPITASVVVTTPQTVALDDVSRAIMMFKDIGVKVGGIVENMSYFLEKDGEKNYIFGEGGGREISEAYNVPFLGEIPLQKELRELCDSGRPPVALGDEVQKSFYQNIRDELLKNI